The Gemmatimonadales bacterium genome segment CCGCCGGTGTGACGGCCGCGGCCCTTGCCTCGGACGGCATCCTCCGGGGTGCCTTTGCATCTCCGGCGTTCGCCGCGCCGGCCTCCACCGCGGGCCCCACCATGGATCCCGCCACCCGGGACCTCCTCATGGAGGCGCTCAACGCCGCGAAGCGGGCCGGCGCCAGCTACGCCGATGTCCGCATCGGCCGCCAGCGCAGCAGCTATCTCCGGACCCGGGAGAATCACGTGCAGTTCTCGGCGGAGAACGACACGCTCGGCGCCGGCGTGCGGGCGCTGGTGGACGGGACCTGGGGTTTCGCGGCCACCAAGACGCTCAACAAGGAAGGTGTGGCCGGCGCGGCGCGCGAGGCGGTCGCGATTGCCAAGGCGGACCGGATTGCCCGGGACCGGCCGGTGGAGCTCTGGCCGTCGCCGTCGTACCCGGACGCGAGCTGGCAAAGCTTCTACGAGATCGACCCGTTCACCATTTCACTCGAGGAAAAGGCCGACCTGCTGCTCCGGGCCAATGCCGAGGCGATGAAGGTCGCCAACGTGAAGTTCGCATCCAGTTCCATTTCGATGGTGAAAGACGAGCGGAACTATGCCAACACCGACGGGTCGGTCATCGCCCAGCAGTTCTTCCGGATCTCGCCGGACGTGACCGCCACGGCCGTGGCGCCGGATCGTTCCGACTTCCAGTCTCGGTCCTCCCAGATTCCGCCGGCGAGCCGAGGCTGGGAGTATGTACTCTCCGCAGATCTTGTCGGGAACGCCCAGCAGTGGGGCGAGGAGGCGGCGCAGAAGCTGACCGCCAAGCCGGTGGAGGTCGGCCGTTACGACCTGATCCTGCACCCGACCCATCTCTGGCTCACGATCCATGAGTCCATCGGGCACCCGACCGAGCTCGACCGCGCGATGGGCTACGAGGCCAACTACGCCGGTACCAGCTTCGTGGCGCCGCCCAAGGCAGTGCTTGGCAAGCTCAAGTACGGTCCGGAGTTCATGAACATCCAGGGCGACCGGTCGCAGGAGGGTGGACTCGCCACCATCGGGTGGGACGATGAAGGGGTCAAGCCGAACGACTTTCTGATCATCAAGAACGGCATCATGAATGACTACCAGACCACCCGCGAGCAGGCCGGCTGGCTCAAGTGGTGGTACGACGAGCAGGGCATCCCGACCCGCTCGCATGGCTGTTCCTACGCGCAGAACTGGGGCAGTGTCCAGTTCCAGCGGATGCCCAACGTCTCGCTGCTGCCCGGGCCGGACGAGCGCTCCTGGGAGGACATCATCGCCGCCACCGACCGGGGCATCGCCATCATGGGCAACGGGTCGTTCTCCATCGACCAGCAGCGCTACAACGCCCAGTTCGGCGGCCAGGTCTTCTACGAGGTCCGCGGCGGCAAGATCGTCGGCATGATGAAGGACGTCGCCTACCAGATCCGCACACCGGACTTCTGGAACTCGATGGACATGATCGGCGGGAAGTCGAGTTACATGCTGGGCGGCGCGCTGAACGACGGAAAGGGACAGCCGGGCCAGAGCAACGCGGTGAGCCACGGGTGCGTGCCTGCCCGCTTCCGCCAGGTGAACGTGATCAACACCGGGAGGACGGCATGAGCGGCCCCGTGATGACCCGCGAGGAGGCCCAGGCGCTGCTGGAACGCGTCATCGGGTTCTCGAAGGCCGACCGAGTGCAGGTGAGCGTCAACAGCTTCCGCACGGCGAACACCAGGTTCGCGGCCAACCAGCTCTCCACCGCAGGCACGGTGGACGACTCCGGCGTCTCGATCCAGAGCTGGTACGGCGCGAAGCACGCCGTGGCCCGCACCAACGACCTGTCGGAGGATGCGCTGCGTGCGACGGTGGCCCGATCGGAGGCGCAGGCCCGGCTCGCCCCCGAGGACCCCGAGGACATGCCGCTCCTCGGCCCGCAGACGTACGTCCCCGTCATGTCCTATTTCGAGTCCACCGCGGAACTCTCCGCCGGGGACCGTGCCCAGGCGGCGCTGACCGCGCTGTCCGTGACCCGCGCGTCGGGGAATCTCCTGGCTTCGGGGTTCCTCGAGACAAGGGCGAGCGCAACCGCCCTGGCGAACAGCGCCGGGCTCTTCGCGTACGACCGCACCACCTCGGCCAACTACACGCTGACGGTGCGGACCACCGATGGCACCGGCAGCGGCTGGGCGGGGGCCGACAACCCCGACTGGACCAAGCTCGACTTCCGCTCGGTGAGCAGCCGCGCCATCGACAAGGCGCGCGCCTCCCGGGACCCGGTGGCCATCGAGCCGGGGCGATACACCGCCATCCTCGAACCCCAGGCGGTCGGCGACCTGACGCAGCTCATGCTGTACGCGCTTTCGGCCCGATCGGCCGACGAGGGCCGGAGCCCCTTTGCCAAGGAGGGCGGCGGCAACAAGATCGGCGAGAAGATTCTCGACGAACGGATCAGCATGATTTCCGATCCGCAGGATCCGATCCTGCTGGCCCGCCCGTTTGACGGCGAGGGGCTGCCCCTCGGCCGCCAGGTCTGGATCGAGAACGGGGTGCTCAAGGCGCTGAACTACTCCCGCTACTGGGCCAAGAAGACGGGGAACACGCCCACCGGCGGACCGTCATCCTGCCTGGTGCCCGGCGGCACGACCTCAGTGGACGAGATGATCGCCCAGACGGAGCGCGGTGTGCTGTTGACCCGTCTCTGGTACCTCCGGCAGGTGGACCCGCGCACCATCCTCTACACCGGGCTCACCCGCGACGGCACCTTCCTGATCGAAAATGGAAAGATCAGCAAGGCGATCCGCAACTTCCGCTTTAATGAGTCGCCGCTGTTCATGCTGAACAACGTGGAGGCGATGGGGCCGGCCCAGCGGCTGGCCGGCACCGAATCGGGGGGAGACGTCGCGATGCCGTCGGTCAAGGTGCGCGACTTCAACTTCACGAGCTTGTCGGAGGCGGTCTGAACCAGGCGGGGCAGGCGGGCATCGAACGGCTGCGGCGGGAGGTGCACCGCCGCATCGTTGGCCAGGAGACCGTGGTGGACGAGGTCCTCATGGCGCTCCTCGCGGGAGGGCATGCGCTGGTCGTGGGTGTGCCGGGGCTGGCCAAGACGCTGCTGATCAGTTCGCTCGCCCAGGCGATGCAACTCGATTTCCGCCGTATCCAGTTCACGCCGGACCTGGTGCCCAGCGACATCACGGGCACCGAGGTGATGGAAGAGGACGCCGCCACCGGGACCCGCTCGTTTCGCTTTGTCCGCGGTCCGGTGTTTGCCAACATCGTGCTGGCCGACGAGATCAACCGGACGCCGCCCCGGACCCAGGCGGCGCTCCTCGAGGCGATGCAGGAGCACCGGGTGACTGCTGCCGGGGAGTCGCTGGCGCTTCCCGAGCCGTTTTTCGTGCTCGCCACCCAGAACCCGATCGAGCAGGAGGGCACCTACCCGCTGCCCGAGGCACAGCTCGATCGGTTCCTGTTCGATATCCGCATCGGTTATCCCGCCGAGACGGAGGAGGTCGAGATCCTCCGTGCCACGACCGGCGGCGCGCCCGAGCCGCTTACGCCGGTGCTCGACGCGGCGGAGACGCTCGCGCTGCAGCGCGCCACGCGCGAGGTGCCCGCGGCCGATGCGGCACTGCGATACGCGGCGCGCTGGCCCGCGCCACCCGTCCCGACGACCCGACCGCGCCGGAGCTCGTGAAGCGCTACGTCCGGTGGGGTGCCGGCCCCCGAGCGGGCCAGGCACTCATTCTGGGCGCCAAGGCGCACGCGATCCTGCAGGGCCATCCGGTCGTGGCGCCGGCGGACATTCAGCGGGTCGCCTACCCGGTGCTCCGGCACCGAATCCTGACAAATTTCGCGGGTGAGGCCGAGGGCGTGCGGGCAGAGCAGATCATCAAGGCGGTGCTCGACCTGGTGCCGACTCCCCGTGGGGAAATCCGAATCTAGGGTGCTGGCATCGAGCCTCCGGGACTACGGCCCGTTCCTCGATGCACTCGCCGGCCTCTCCTGGCCGGCCCGCCGGCCGGTCGGCGCGGGCTCGGCGGGGAGCCACCCCTCCCGTCTCCGCGGGATGGCGGCGGATTTCACCGAATATCGTCCCTATCGATTCGGCGATGATCCTCGGCGCCTGGACTGGAAACTCCTGGCCCGCACCGATCGCGCCTACCTGCGGCTCACCGACGACAATGCGACGCGTTCCACGCTCATCCTGGTGGATGCATCGGCGTCACTCGCCTTTCCATTCGAGACGATGGCCAAATGGAGGCAAGCCTGTCGCCTCGCGGTGGGCCTCGCGTCCGTGGCGCAACACGACGGAGATCCCGCAGGCCTGGTGGTGGCGCATGAGCGGGGCACCGTGCGCCTCCCCCCCAGGAGCCGTGCCGGCACGATTCCGGAGATGGCGCGGGCGCTCGATGCAGTGGCGCCGAGCGGCTCGGCCCCCCTGAGCCCGGCGCTGGAGCAGGTGCGCGCCGGTTGGCGGCTGGTGTTGATCTCCGATTTCCTGAGTGATGAACTCGAACTCCTTCCCCTGGTTCGTCAGCGCATCGTGGCGGGCGCGGAGGTTTTTGCCGTCCAGGTCGTCTCGGAGGGCGAACTGCGGCCGGTGCCCACCACGCGCCTGGCGGTGGATCCGGAGGCACCGGCGGTTCGCCGCGTCCTGCAGCCTGACACGCTCCCGGAGTACACCAAACGCTTTGCGGACTGGCGCGCGGGCCTGCGGCGCGCGTGGCGGCACGCTGGCGCCGAGTTCACCGAGGTGCTGGCGGAGGAGGAACCGGTCCGGGCCATCCGACGGATCGTGGCCGGCGTGGAGGACACGCGGTGACCTTCGGCGCGCCGATCTGGCTCGCGGCCGCGGGCGTGGCCGCGGCGGTGGCAGTCGGGCTGCACCTGCTGGCTCGCCGCCCGCCCCGATCCTATGCGCTTCCAACGGCGCGGTTCGTTCCCGACCGGCCAGCCAGGACCACCGCACCGACCACCCGACCGACCGATCTCCTCCTGCTGCTAGTCAGAGTCACCGCGCTGCTCCTGCTGGGTGCGGCGCTGGCCCGCCCACAGACCGCCCCACCGCGCCGCGTTCACACCATCGTGGCACTCGACCGTTCGCGCTCGGCGACGACCGAACTCGATTCCGTGGCCGCCGCCGTCGTGCGAAACGCCGATCTTGTCATCACCTTCGATAGCACCGCCACCATGATGCCGGTGGGCGGGGCACCGCGTCCAGCCGGTGGGGGACGGGGCTCGCTTTCCACCGCGCTGGTGGCGGCGATGCGGGCCGCGCCGGGCCTGGCCAGGTCCGCCGACTCGATCGAACTGGCCATCGTCTCACCGTTCATGGCGGAGGAATGGGACGAAGCGACGCTCGACATTCGCGAGTCGTGGTCCGGACGCATACGACTGGTGCCGATTGCAAAGGCGCTGCCCGCCGGCATCGAGGGCGGCGGCCTCCGGGCATCCGCGGGCGATCCCATCACGGCGACGGTGGCACTAGGGAACGGGCTTCCGGCGGGAACCCGCCTGGTGCGCACGGTTCTCACTGCGGAGGACTCGGCATGGGCGGAGCGGGGCGGAACGCTGGTATTCTGGCCGGTGGAAGAGGCTGGCTGGCCGTCGCTCCCGGGACTCGCCGCCGGAGTCGTCGCCGGGCCTCATGCGGCGGTGGCGCCCTTCGGGCCTCGCGTGGCCCTGCCGTCGGGACGGGTGGTCGCCCGGTGGGCCGATGGTACCCCCGCCGCCACGGAGCGTGCCCTGGGTGCCGGCTGTGAGCGCGACGTAGGCATTTCGATTCCCGACGAAGGGGACATCCCCCTTCGCCCCGGCATCATTCGGCTGGTTCGTCAGCTGAGCGAGCCGTGCGGCGGGCCACGCGGAAGCGAAGTCGTGCCGCAGGCGCAGCTCGACAGCCTCCGCGGAAGCGGTGGGCTGCTTGCCCCGTCATCGATTCCGGTTCGGGAGGAAGGGCGGGTGCCCGCCAATCTCGGACTGCTGATCGCCGCTGGCGTGCTTGTCCTGCTGGAGCCGCTGCTCCGCCGGGACCGGGCGGCGGCATGACCGTTGATCGTCGGCTGCGGCACGCCAGGCTCGCGCTCGCCGGCGGCGTGCTGCTCGCCGCTTTGGGCTGGGGCGTGGCGGTTGCGGGCGGGTGGCTGCTGCTCGTTGCCCTCCTCGATTTGGCGATTGGCCTGAGCTGGCCGGCGCGTCAGGCGCTTGCCGTTGGTGGCGTGATGCTCGGCGTGGCGGCCGCCATCGCAATCCTCTGGCGCAACAGAGGGGCAGCCTCACTGACCGCCGTCGCACTGTGGCTCGAGGGGCGCGCCCCATCGATGCGGTACGCGCTGGTGACCTTGGTGGAGGGCCGACACCCGGCGATGGCGCCCCGCCTCGAGCAGGCCGTGGCGAATGCCAGCTGGAGCGCGCCGCTTCGACAGACAGTGCTGCGGGCGGCAGGCGTTCCGCTGCTGGCCGCGGCTGTGGTCATCGTGGCACTCGCCGCCTTGCCCCACGGGGTTGTCGCGCGGATGTCGGCGCCGGCGCCCGGCGACATCCTGACGGCGCCGGCGCGGCCTGAAGCAACGAGCAATCCGTTGCGGCCGGTCGTCGTTACCCTGGTACCACCCGCCTACTCCGGGCTTCGCAAGGAGACGGTCGAGGATCCGGAAACGATCGTGGGGCTGCAGGGGACCAGTGTCCGGATCAGCGGACGGGGGGCACCGTCATCGCTGACCGTGCAGCTGGGGAATCGTTCAGTTCCAGTCGGCACATCGGAAACCGGGTGGGCCCTCGGCTTTATCATGCCGGATTCTGTCGTTGCGCTCCGGCTGGAGGCCGGCGGCATCACGCGATTGATCGTGGTCAGTGGCACACCCGATTCGCTGCCGGTCGTCCAGCTCACCGCTCCAGCCCGGGACACCGTGTGGCGGGCACCTGGGGGGCCACTTCCGCTCCACGCCGAGATCCACGACGACTACGGGCTGGCGGATGGCTGGTTTGAATTCGTGGTGACGAGCGGGGCAGGGGAGCGCTTCACCTTCCGCAGCGGAGTCGCGGGCCGGCGGGCGCTCGATGGGGCACGAGATGCGAAGCTCGATGCCACGCTGTCGCTCGATTCCCTGCACCTGGTGCCGGGAGACGTCGTGCACCTGCGCGCCGTTGCGCGGGATCGCAACCTGATCACCGGACCCGACACCGGCTATTCCGAGACGCGCATGCTTCGCGTGCCGAGGGCGGGTGAGGGCGACAGCGTGTCGGTATACGCCGCGGCGCCGGCCGACGCCGATTCCTCGCTCCTGAGCCAGCGGATGCTGATCCTCCTCGCAGAGGGGTTGCAGCGGCGTCGCCCCCGACTGAAGGCGGGGCTGGTGCTCCAGGAGTCACGCGCCATCGCCAAAGACCAGGCGGCCCTGCGGCGCCAGGTGGCGACCATCATCTTCCACCGCCTCGGCGGCGAGGCCAGTGCGGAAGAGTCGGGGGATGCCGACACCGCGCCGTTGACGCCGGAGGAACTCCTGGCCGCGGCGGAGCAGGCGACAGAGCAGAACGAGAACGCACTCGACTTTGCGGAAGACGAGACGCCGGTCGTCGCGGTCAACCGACCGCTGCTCGAGGCCTACAATGCGATGTGGGTGGCGGGTCGCGAGTTGGAGCAGGGCCAACCAGGGCGCGCGCTCCCGCCGATGCGGGAGGCGCTGGCGGCCATCCTGCGGGCGCGCGCCGCAGAGCGGATCTATCTGCGTGGCCGTCCGCCGGTGGCGGTGGTCGACCTCGCGCGGGTGCGCCTCGCCGGCAAGCTCACCGATGTGCATCCCTCCCCGGCGCACGGGCAGCCTGTCGAGTCGGGCAGCGTTGCGGCGCTGCTGGATCGATTCACGCTGGCGGTCGACGCGCTGCCGAGGTCGGCGGCGGTGGATTCACTCGCGGTGCTCCGGCTGGACGCCATGCGCGCCCTGCCGGAGTTTGCCGCCGCGCTGGACCGGGCCCTGGTGGCGCTCCAGTCCGGTCGGGACGCGACCGACGCCCTCCTCGCCGCGCGGCGCACCCTTACCACGCCCGTCGTTGCTGTGCCAACGTTGCCGGCCTGGGGGTGGCCATGAGCGAATTTGTCTTCGCCACCGCCCAGTACGAGTCGGGTGACTGGGACTCGGCGCCGCTCTTGCCCGCCAACATCATCGACACCCTGGCCCGTTACACGTCGCTGGCGCTTGCCCCGCAGGGGGTGGTGGTGCCGCTTGGCTCCACCGACCTGTTCCGCTATCCGCTGGTGTATCTCACCGGCCACCTGCCGCTCCGCTTTTCCGAGCAGGAGCGCCGCAACCTGCGCGCTTACATCGATCGCGGCGGGATGCTGTTCGTTGACGATCACAACCACGACATCGACGGCGTCTTTCACCGGTCGGCCACCGAGGAGATTGGCCGGACAATAGGGCCGATCACGGAACTGCCCAATCGTCATCCGCTCTATTCGGCGTTCTTCGAGTTTCCCGACGGGCCGCCGGCCACCAGCCAGGAACTGAATGGCTGGGGAGACAACCTGGTGCACACGCATCTCTTCGCCGTTCAGCGTGCGGGTCGCATCGCGGTGCTCTACAGCAACAAGGATTACAGCTCGGAGTGGGACTACCACGCCGAGACCAAACGCTTCTATTCGGTGGACAACACGCGGTTCGCCGTGAACGTGGTGGTCTATGCGCTTACCCGCTGACCGCCCCGCGTTCGAGTGGGGCCTCCGGGTGGCGGCACTGGCGCTGCTCGGTTGGCTGATCGTCCTTGCGTCGCTCCCCGCGCGCGTCGGCGGTCGCGTGGCCGTCGTCCCGCGCGAGCTGGAGAGCATGGCTGCGGAATGGGCATGGTTGCCGCCGATGCGAGTCGCTCTCGGTCACGCTGGACGCGGCGCCCGCTCCGGTTGCGCGCGATTGGCTGGTTGCGCTCCGGCGCGCTGGAACAACGGTCATGTGGTCGAATGCTGGTATCGCGCCGATAGGCCTGGAGGTCGAACCGAAGCGAGACCCGGCCGGTGGTGTCCTGGTGCGGCTTGCCGGGTCGGCCGGCGACACCGTGGCGCTCGCTGATGCCCTCGGTCCCCTGGATCGCACGTCCATTGGCGTCGGTGGTGGGGCGACGGTGCGGCTGCCGCCGGTGGCCGGGGCGGTCCGCGCATCC includes the following:
- a CDS encoding TldD/PmbA family protein is translated as MTDRRDFLKAAGVTAAALASDGILRGAFASPAFAAPASTAGPTMDPATRDLLMEALNAAKRAGASYADVRIGRQRSSYLRTRENHVQFSAENDTLGAGVRALVDGTWGFAATKTLNKEGVAGAAREAVAIAKADRIARDRPVELWPSPSYPDASWQSFYEIDPFTISLEEKADLLLRANAEAMKVANVKFASSSISMVKDERNYANTDGSVIAQQFFRISPDVTATAVAPDRSDFQSRSSQIPPASRGWEYVLSADLVGNAQQWGEEAAQKLTAKPVEVGRYDLILHPTHLWLTIHESIGHPTELDRAMGYEANYAGTSFVAPPKAVLGKLKYGPEFMNIQGDRSQEGGLATIGWDDEGVKPNDFLIIKNGIMNDYQTTREQAGWLKWWYDEQGIPTRSHGCSYAQNWGSVQFQRMPNVSLLPGPDERSWEDIIAATDRGIAIMGNGSFSIDQQRYNAQFGGQVFYEVRGGKIVGMMKDVAYQIRTPDFWNSMDMIGGKSSYMLGGALNDGKGQPGQSNAVSHGCVPARFRQVNVINTGRTA
- a CDS encoding TldD/PmbA family protein, which gives rise to MSGPVMTREEAQALLERVIGFSKADRVQVSVNSFRTANTRFAANQLSTAGTVDDSGVSIQSWYGAKHAVARTNDLSEDALRATVARSEAQARLAPEDPEDMPLLGPQTYVPVMSYFESTAELSAGDRAQAALTALSVTRASGNLLASGFLETRASATALANSAGLFAYDRTTSANYTLTVRTTDGTGSGWAGADNPDWTKLDFRSVSSRAIDKARASRDPVAIEPGRYTAILEPQAVGDLTQLMLYALSARSADEGRSPFAKEGGGNKIGEKILDERISMISDPQDPILLARPFDGEGLPLGRQVWIENGVLKALNYSRYWAKKTGNTPTGGPSSCLVPGGTTSVDEMIAQTERGVLLTRLWYLRQVDPRTILYTGLTRDGTFLIENGKISKAIRNFRFNESPLFMLNNVEAMGPAQRLAGTESGGDVAMPSVKVRDFNFTSLSEAV
- a CDS encoding AAA family ATPase, with amino-acid sequence MHRRIVGQETVVDEVLMALLAGGHALVVGVPGLAKTLLISSLAQAMQLDFRRIQFTPDLVPSDITGTEVMEEDAATGTRSFRFVRGPVFANIVLADEINRTPPRTQAALLEAMQEHRVTAAGESLALPEPFFVLATQNPIEQEGTYPLPEAQLDRFLFDIRIGYPAETEEVEILRATTGGAPEPLTPVLDAAETLALQRATREVPAADAALRYAARWPAPPVPTTRPRRSS
- a CDS encoding DUF58 domain-containing protein, which codes for MLASSLRDYGPFLDALAGLSWPARRPVGAGSAGSHPSRLRGMAADFTEYRPYRFGDDPRRLDWKLLARTDRAYLRLTDDNATRSTLILVDASASLAFPFETMAKWRQACRLAVGLASVAQHDGDPAGLVVAHERGTVRLPPRSRAGTIPEMARALDAVAPSGSAPLSPALEQVRAGWRLVLISDFLSDELELLPLVRQRIVAGAEVFAVQVVSEGELRPVPTTRLAVDPEAPAVRRVLQPDTLPEYTKRFADWRAGLRRAWRHAGAEFTEVLAEEEPVRAIRRIVAGVEDTR
- a CDS encoding BatA domain-containing protein, with amino-acid sequence MTFGAPIWLAAAGVAAAVAVGLHLLARRPPRSYALPTARFVPDRPARTTAPTTRPTDLLLLLVRVTALLLLGAALARPQTAPPRRVHTIVALDRSRSATTELDSVAAAVVRNADLVITFDSTATMMPVGGAPRPAGGGRGSLSTALVAAMRAAPGLARSADSIELAIVSPFMAEEWDEATLDIRESWSGRIRLVPIAKALPAGIEGGGLRASAGDPITATVALGNGLPAGTRLVRTVLTAEDSAWAERGGTLVFWPVEEAGWPSLPGLAAGVVAGPHAAVAPFGPRVALPSGRVVARWADGTPAATERALGAGCERDVGISIPDEGDIPLRPGIIRLVRQLSEPCGGPRGSEVVPQAQLDSLRGSGGLLAPSSIPVREEGRVPANLGLLIAAGVLVLLEPLLRRDRAAA
- a CDS encoding DUF4159 domain-containing protein, which gives rise to MSEFVFATAQYESGDWDSAPLLPANIIDTLARYTSLALAPQGVVVPLGSTDLFRYPLVYLTGHLPLRFSEQERRNLRAYIDRGGMLFVDDHNHDIDGVFHRSATEEIGRTIGPITELPNRHPLYSAFFEFPDGPPATSQELNGWGDNLVHTHLFAVQRAGRIAVLYSNKDYSSEWDYHAETKRFYSVDNTRFAVNVVVYALTR